A stretch of the Polluticoccus soli genome encodes the following:
- a CDS encoding PAS domain-containing sensor histidine kinase, with translation MKHNTELQQFAAFVKNERLHDFARAELKAMRDLKVPLLKLLEPLGEDKLLEITTDGLIKFLTGIETGSMAEIENGLAQWRHNQLPHSLNKTDISLNDILMGYAAQKMSFLSFLPDYLDRAQKSVDIVLELEKYYHKVQKLALGTLESIQLEDKKKLLETEERYKDLFDNATDLIHICAPNGEIWYVNKAWRETLGYSEEDIKGASIYDHVMEKDVAQLKHYRERIISGHQPAERILVSLVAKDKSIIVTEASINCKFEGDTPVFTRGILRNITGRLEYEQKLAFYTERIEEQKNNIEQIITSAPDAIIVINERSEILLWNPMAEQLFGWKANEVLDRLLPEVIIPKAYREAHLNGMRRLLTTGESTILYKTVEVTGLHKTKGEIDIAITISRMRVSSKWNFIAFLRDITIEKEHQKQLSIKQQQLEKQNEELEQYAWLASHDLKEPLRKIQTFSDLLIQRHQALLPESGQSYLSAIHNAAARMSNLIQDILSYSRVSPNNKHLEMVDLNKIVADVIQDLDPVIKESGAEITANDLGVIECDSTDMSHLFQNLISNALKYRKPEIAPAIKITGEQNNDVLYLQVKDNGIGFEPEYAEKIFQMFQRLHSQNEYEGTGIGLALCKKIVERYNGHITAEGMPGVGATFTITLPIKQIE, from the coding sequence GTGAAACATAACACTGAGCTTCAACAGTTTGCTGCATTTGTAAAAAATGAAAGGCTGCACGATTTTGCCCGTGCAGAGTTGAAAGCTATGCGTGACCTGAAGGTGCCATTGCTTAAACTGCTGGAACCACTCGGTGAGGACAAGCTGCTTGAAATAACGACAGACGGTCTTATTAAATTTTTGACCGGCATTGAGACCGGCAGCATGGCGGAGATAGAAAATGGCCTTGCGCAGTGGCGCCACAACCAGCTTCCACATAGTCTCAACAAAACCGACATTTCCCTTAATGACATTTTAATGGGCTATGCAGCCCAGAAAATGTCCTTCCTGTCATTTTTGCCAGACTATTTGGACCGGGCTCAAAAAAGTGTTGACATCGTCCTCGAGCTTGAAAAATATTACCACAAAGTACAAAAGCTTGCTCTGGGCACATTAGAAAGTATTCAGCTTGAAGACAAAAAGAAGCTACTGGAAACCGAAGAACGCTATAAAGACCTTTTTGATAATGCTACCGATCTCATTCACATATGCGCGCCCAATGGCGAAATATGGTATGTAAATAAAGCATGGAGGGAAACACTTGGGTATAGTGAGGAAGATATCAAAGGAGCGTCAATCTATGACCATGTTATGGAAAAAGATGTAGCCCAACTAAAGCATTACAGGGAGCGTATTATATCCGGCCATCAACCCGCTGAACGGATACTTGTATCCCTGGTGGCTAAAGATAAAAGCATAATTGTAACTGAAGCCTCAATAAACTGCAAATTTGAAGGTGATACACCCGTTTTTACCCGGGGCATACTGCGAAACATTACCGGGCGGTTGGAATATGAACAAAAACTTGCCTTCTATACCGAACGGATCGAGGAGCAGAAAAATAATATCGAGCAGATCATAACATCCGCTCCAGACGCCATTATAGTGATCAACGAAAGGAGTGAAATACTTTTATGGAACCCAATGGCAGAACAACTATTTGGCTGGAAAGCGAACGAAGTACTGGATAGGTTGCTACCCGAGGTCATTATACCCAAAGCCTATCGTGAAGCGCACCTGAATGGGATGCGGCGTCTGCTAACAACAGGCGAATCAACGATCCTCTATAAAACTGTTGAGGTGACGGGATTACATAAAACTAAAGGTGAGATCGATATCGCCATTACTATTTCGCGTATGCGGGTTAGTAGTAAATGGAACTTTATTGCTTTCCTTAGGGACATTACTATTGAAAAGGAACACCAGAAGCAGTTGTCAATTAAGCAACAGCAGCTTGAAAAGCAAAACGAAGAGCTGGAACAATATGCATGGCTCGCGTCTCACGATCTGAAAGAACCTTTGCGAAAGATCCAGACATTTAGCGACCTGCTTATTCAAAGACATCAGGCGCTGTTACCCGAAAGCGGGCAGTCCTATTTATCTGCGATCCACAATGCCGCCGCGCGGATGAGCAACCTGATACAGGATATACTTTCATACTCCCGCGTATCGCCCAACAACAAACACCTTGAAATGGTAGATCTCAACAAGATCGTTGCGGATGTGATACAGGACCTGGACCCCGTGATCAAAGAAAGCGGGGCAGAGATCACTGCTAATGATCTGGGAGTTATAGAATGTGATTCCACGGACATGTCACACCTCTTTCAAAATCTCATTAGCAATGCGCTAAAATACCGCAAGCCGGAAATAGCGCCTGCAATTAAGATCACCGGAGAACAAAATAACGATGTCTTGTATTTGCAGGTAAAAGATAACGGTATTGGCTTCGAGCCCGAATATGCAGAAAAGATATTCCAGATGTTCCAACGCCTACATAGTCAGAATGAATACGAAGGCACTGGTATTGGATTAGCGCTATGCAAGAAGATCGTGGAACGCTACAACGGGCACATTACTGCTGAAGGTATGCCTGGCGTTGGAGCAACTTTCACCATTACACTTCCGATAAAACAGATCGAATAA
- a CDS encoding ROK family protein: MNQPLALGIDIGGTNTSYGVVDRRGRILAKGSMATKGGSVLEYIDNLKGEVNKVMDEAGRENVIAAGVGAPNANFFTGEIAYAANLPWEGVIPLAKLIGEALHLKVTITNDANAAALGEMMYGAAKGMKDFILVTLGTGVGSGFVANGELIYGHDGFAGELGHVIAVRDGRKCGCGRNGCLERYSSATGIVITAEEWLQDRQDESILRDHQGKLSAKLIHEAAEKGDKLALEIFDYTAKILGQALADAVAITSPQAIIFFGGLAKSGPLLFNPVRKYLEENVLRVFKNKIMLVQSDLPDSDAAILGASALVW, translated from the coding sequence ATGAACCAACCACTGGCATTAGGAATTGATATAGGCGGTACTAACACATCGTACGGAGTTGTAGACAGGAGAGGGCGCATACTGGCCAAAGGAAGTATGGCCACTAAAGGTGGTAGCGTACTGGAATATATTGACAACCTGAAAGGCGAGGTGAATAAGGTGATGGATGAAGCGGGTAGGGAGAACGTAATTGCTGCTGGGGTTGGCGCACCTAATGCCAATTTCTTCACTGGCGAAATAGCATATGCCGCCAACCTGCCCTGGGAAGGGGTGATACCGTTAGCTAAACTGATCGGTGAGGCCTTACACCTGAAAGTGACGATCACCAACGATGCCAATGCAGCTGCACTGGGTGAAATGATGTATGGCGCTGCTAAAGGTATGAAAGACTTCATCCTGGTGACGCTGGGCACTGGTGTGGGTAGTGGCTTCGTAGCGAATGGAGAGCTCATCTATGGTCATGATGGGTTTGCTGGTGAATTAGGTCATGTAATAGCTGTACGCGACGGCCGTAAATGTGGTTGCGGCAGGAACGGCTGCCTGGAACGTTACAGCTCAGCTACAGGCATTGTTATAACAGCCGAGGAGTGGCTACAGGATCGTCAAGATGAAAGCATCCTGCGCGATCACCAGGGTAAACTCTCAGCCAAACTGATACACGAAGCCGCCGAAAAAGGCGATAAACTGGCCCTGGAGATATTTGACTACACAGCCAAAATATTAGGGCAAGCCCTGGCTGATGCCGTGGCCATCACCTCTCCTCAAGCCATCATATTCTTTGGTGGACTGGCTAAATCCGGTCCTCTATTATTTAATCCTGTTCGCAAGTACCTGGAGGAGAATGTTCTCCGGGTGTTCAAGAACAAGATCATGCTGGTTCAATCAGACCTTCCTGATTCTGATGCGGCCATACTTGGTGCCTCAGCGTTGGTCTGGTAA
- a CDS encoding DUF6600 domain-containing protein — MSRSLMWGSSLLLAILMMVAAPVKKATAQPGVSVSFQMFYDQLSPYGQWIDDPDNGYVWSPRGVGRDFRPYYSGGNWAMTDYGNTWVSDYPWGWAPFHYGRWAYSPFYGWLWVPGTTWGPAWVHWRGGGSNYGWAPMGPGVNININIGGGGYYPPNDWWTFVPCNQIYHRGGYGRYWRGAQYNNTYINNTTIINNTYVYNNNTYVTGPRRNDIERTTGQRVNVYNVRNDNNPGRARIDGRNLNVYRPDVRQDLGGNARPQNLVRADRGNRDMNEMRRDNAGQQNGAVQEARNRRGNDQNAISNARQRDAQVEQQRNDQVQERRNRGVAAQQQRDAQMQQERSNRNQEVAERQQREMQMQQERSNRNREMAERQQRDMQVQQERSNRNRELAMQQRQNEAQARVQQQRAVEQRAQQQQQIEARRQQRYQQAQPQPQQPQRVYERGGGNGNTQRMERSQPQQNQSMNRGGGESRGRR, encoded by the coding sequence ATGAGTAGATCCTTAATGTGGGGAAGCAGTTTGCTGTTGGCCATTCTAATGATGGTGGCAGCACCGGTGAAAAAAGCGACTGCGCAACCGGGGGTATCGGTTTCCTTCCAAATGTTTTACGATCAGCTGTCGCCATACGGACAGTGGATCGATGACCCTGACAATGGCTACGTATGGTCACCGCGAGGTGTAGGCCGCGACTTTCGCCCCTATTATAGTGGGGGTAACTGGGCAATGACCGATTATGGCAACACATGGGTATCAGACTATCCGTGGGGTTGGGCGCCGTTCCACTACGGACGTTGGGCTTACAGTCCGTTTTACGGATGGCTTTGGGTGCCGGGTACTACGTGGGGACCGGCATGGGTACACTGGCGCGGTGGCGGTAGCAACTATGGTTGGGCGCCAATGGGACCGGGCGTGAACATTAATATAAACATCGGTGGCGGTGGTTATTATCCACCAAACGACTGGTGGACATTTGTGCCTTGCAACCAGATATACCATCGTGGTGGCTATGGAAGGTATTGGAGAGGTGCGCAGTACAATAACACGTACATCAACAACACCACCATCATTAATAACACGTACGTGTACAACAACAACACCTATGTTACCGGCCCGCGCCGCAATGACATAGAACGTACAACCGGACAACGTGTAAATGTCTACAATGTGCGCAACGACAACAATCCGGGCCGCGCCCGTATCGATGGTCGCAACCTTAATGTGTATCGTCCTGACGTGAGGCAAGACCTTGGTGGCAATGCCCGCCCGCAAAACCTGGTACGTGCAGACCGTGGCAACCGTGACATGAATGAAATGAGGCGCGACAATGCCGGACAACAAAACGGCGCAGTGCAGGAAGCACGCAACCGTCGCGGTAATGACCAAAATGCGATCAGCAATGCACGCCAGCGCGATGCACAGGTAGAACAACAGCGTAACGACCAGGTGCAGGAACGCAGGAACCGTGGCGTAGCTGCGCAGCAGCAACGAGATGCACAAATGCAGCAGGAACGTTCAAACCGTAATCAGGAGGTGGCAGAACGTCAACAACGTGAGATGCAAATGCAGCAAGAGCGCTCGAACCGTAACCGGGAGATGGCAGAACGCCAGCAACGTGATATGCAGGTACAGCAGGAGCGCTCGAACCGTAACCGGGAGTTGGCAATGCAGCAGCGCCAGAACGAAGCGCAGGCACGCGTGCAGCAACAAAGAGCGGTCGAACAACGTGCACAACAACAGCAGCAGATCGAAGCACGCAGGCAGCAACGCTACCAACAGGCACAGCCACAACCACAACAGCCACAACGCGTGTACGAGCGAGGTGGTGGCAACGGGAATACACAACGGATGGAAAGAAGTCAGCCGCAGCAAAATCAAAGTATGAACCGCGGCGGCGGCGAGAGCAGAGGAAGGCGATAG
- a CDS encoding Crp/Fnr family transcriptional regulator — MRETPSLQSVYASVFEPALLQEIEDKSMLITAAAGQEMIKMGQNIRVVPLMLSGTLKVSRVNDEGQELLLYYVRGGQGCAMTFSCGMMSQSSLVKGAVEEDLSMLVVPVPIMEEWMLKYPLWKKFVMSTIVSEFVDVIKSMDEVTFKKMDDRLVNYLKGKSLISGSSLINITHQQIADELGTNRVVVSRLLKKLETDKKLLLYRNQIKLLKDM, encoded by the coding sequence ATGCGCGAAACACCCAGTTTACAATCGGTCTATGCATCGGTATTTGAGCCTGCTCTGCTACAGGAAATAGAGGATAAGTCTATGCTGATTACGGCCGCTGCCGGGCAGGAGATGATAAAGATGGGACAAAACATCCGGGTCGTTCCGCTGATGCTTAGCGGCACCTTAAAAGTCAGCCGGGTAAATGACGAGGGACAGGAATTGTTGTTGTACTATGTAAGGGGAGGACAGGGTTGTGCCATGACGTTTTCGTGCGGTATGATGTCGCAGTCGAGCCTGGTAAAGGGCGCTGTTGAAGAGGACCTGAGCATGCTGGTAGTGCCCGTGCCCATTATGGAAGAGTGGATGCTCAAATATCCCCTGTGGAAGAAATTTGTGATGTCTACCATCGTGAGCGAATTTGTAGATGTGATAAAAAGCATGGATGAGGTGACGTTCAAAAAAATGGACGACCGACTTGTTAATTATCTTAAAGGGAAATCGTTGATATCCGGATCTTCCCTGATCAATATAACCCACCAGCAAATAGCTGACGAACTGGGGACTAATCGTGTAGTGGTATCCCGCCTGCTGAAGAAACTCGAAACAGATAAAAAACTCCTGCTGTACCGCAACCAGATAAAGCTGCTGAAGGATATGTAA
- a CDS encoding DUF4242 domain-containing protein, whose translation MPKYVIEREIPGAGQFTPQKLKEISQVSNNVLVTLGSEIQWVHSYVTGNKVYCIYNAANEEIVRKHASQSGFPADVINRVSAVIDTVTAE comes from the coding sequence ATGCCAAAGTATGTGATCGAACGCGAGATCCCCGGAGCTGGACAATTCACACCCCAAAAGCTGAAAGAAATATCGCAGGTGTCCAACAACGTATTAGTTACCCTCGGGTCTGAAATACAGTGGGTACACAGCTATGTTACAGGCAACAAAGTGTACTGCATCTACAACGCAGCCAACGAGGAGATAGTGCGCAAGCATGCCAGCCAGAGTGGTTTTCCAGCCGACGTGATCAATAGGGTTTCCGCGGTGATTGATACGGTGACTGCTGAATAA
- a CDS encoding M949_RS01915 family surface polysaccharide biosynthesis protein encodes MKTKSIFNISVYLVLVLVPEFMSFFSCAQSNLNPSKINVKDLPKGISYHGQAKAAFRWRDRLGDNITFISETGEFKHKLAYGDNRDATLEAGSYLLKNGSVQQIWKVYDFVKDCPLDLRAKFFEDAFQITDLDHNGIAEVWVMYKLACSGDVSPAEMKIVMYQEKKKYALRGRNRVPMSKDRYEGGEYTFDTAFLNGPKEFREYAKKLWAKHLDETWQ; translated from the coding sequence ATGAAAACGAAATCGATCTTTAATATCTCAGTATATCTCGTGCTTGTCCTCGTGCCGGAGTTTATGAGCTTCTTCTCGTGTGCTCAGAGCAACTTAAACCCTTCAAAAATAAATGTGAAAGATCTTCCAAAGGGAATAAGCTATCACGGACAAGCAAAAGCGGCGTTTCGCTGGCGAGACCGGTTGGGCGACAATATTACATTCATTAGCGAAACCGGTGAATTCAAACATAAGCTAGCCTACGGCGATAATCGGGACGCAACACTGGAAGCGGGGAGCTATCTTTTGAAAAACGGGTCGGTACAACAGATATGGAAGGTATACGACTTCGTAAAAGATTGCCCGCTTGATCTAAGGGCAAAATTCTTTGAAGATGCTTTTCAGATAACAGACTTGGATCACAACGGTATCGCAGAGGTTTGGGTGATGTATAAATTGGCATGCAGTGGAGATGTAAGTCCGGCGGAAATGAAGATCGTTATGTACCAGGAGAAAAAGAAGTATGCGCTCAGGGGCCGCAACCGGGTGCCAATGTCAAAAGATAGGTACGAAGGTGGAGAATATACGTTTGACACCGCCTTTCTCAACGGCCCCAAAGAGTTCAGGGAGTATGCAAAGAAGCTTTGGGCTAAACACCTGGATGAGACATGGCAATAA
- a CDS encoding TMEM175 family protein: MTKSRLEAFSDGVIAIIITIMVLELKIPHEATLQALSELWPIFLSYLLSFIFVAIYWGNHHHLLHTVHHVTSGIIWSNMGLLFMLSLIPFTTGWMGENHFANTTIAVYSFNLLLAAIAFYILQKTIMAQVSNHSKLVVALKKQEAKGFVSVVLYIIAVVGGLYYPFISGVAIGITTILWLIPDKRIEAALSEERATHQ, translated from the coding sequence ATGACCAAATCCCGACTCGAAGCTTTCAGCGATGGTGTTATCGCGATCATCATCACCATCATGGTGCTGGAGCTGAAGATACCGCACGAAGCAACACTACAGGCATTGTCTGAACTGTGGCCCATTTTCCTGAGCTACCTGCTCAGCTTTATTTTCGTGGCTATCTATTGGGGCAATCATCATCACCTGCTGCACACAGTGCATCACGTCACCAGTGGTATCATCTGGTCGAATATGGGGTTGCTATTCATGTTGTCGCTTATTCCTTTTACGACCGGCTGGATGGGCGAAAATCATTTTGCCAATACTACGATAGCAGTTTATAGTTTCAACTTGCTGCTTGCCGCCATTGCTTTCTACATTCTGCAGAAAACTATTATGGCACAGGTATCTAACCACAGCAAATTGGTAGTAGCACTGAAAAAACAGGAGGCAAAGGGTTTTGTATCTGTTGTATTGTACATTATCGCCGTTGTGGGTGGTTTATACTATCCTTTTATATCCGGCGTGGCTATCGGCATCACCACGATCCTATGGCTGATACCTGACAAGAGAATAGAGGCAGCGCTGAGTGAAGAGCGTGCTACGCACCAATAA
- a CDS encoding SRPBCC family protein, giving the protein MKTTLQFDFIVDKEKNTITVKREFAAGRQLVWDAYTKSELLDQWWAPHPFTTKTKSMDFREGGYWLYCMIDPEGKQYWGRMDYTKVNARESYKALDAFCDENGEVNPTLPRAPWDARFKDLGENTLVETIVTYNSLADLETVINMGMKEGLTSALENLDALLDRLKN; this is encoded by the coding sequence ATGAAAACAACACTGCAATTCGACTTCATCGTCGACAAAGAAAAAAACACCATTACCGTTAAACGCGAATTTGCTGCCGGCCGCCAGCTGGTGTGGGATGCATACACCAAAAGCGAACTGCTGGACCAGTGGTGGGCGCCCCACCCCTTCACAACAAAAACCAAATCAATGGATTTCCGTGAGGGTGGTTACTGGCTGTATTGTATGATCGATCCCGAAGGAAAACAATACTGGGGACGCATGGATTATACTAAGGTCAACGCAAGGGAAAGCTATAAAGCCCTCGACGCTTTCTGCGATGAGAATGGCGAAGTAAATCCGACGCTGCCACGCGCTCCATGGGATGCCCGTTTCAAAGACCTTGGGGAGAATACACTTGTAGAAACCATTGTCACCTACAACTCCCTGGCCGATCTTGAAACTGTTATTAACATGGGTATGAAAGAAGGTCTGACCTCTGCTCTGGAAAACCTGGACGCATTGTTGGACCGCCTGAAGAATTAA
- a CDS encoding ArsR/SmtB family transcription factor, with protein sequence MRRDVFQAIADPTRRAIITLIALQAMTPNAIAEHFDITRQAVSKHLRILTECELVKQEQQGREIYYTLEIEKMKQIDKWLEQFRKIWETRFSQLDNLLATIKKQQKQ encoded by the coding sequence ATGAGACGAGACGTTTTTCAAGCCATAGCTGACCCAACCCGGAGAGCGATCATCACACTCATCGCACTGCAGGCGATGACACCGAACGCGATCGCCGAACATTTTGACATCACCCGCCAGGCAGTTTCAAAACACCTGCGCATACTTACCGAATGTGAGCTGGTGAAACAGGAACAGCAAGGCAGGGAAATTTATTACACCCTTGAGATCGAGAAAATGAAACAGATCGACAAATGGCTGGAACAATTTCGCAAGATCTGGGAAACGCGTTTCAGTCAACTAGACAACTTATTAGCAACAATCAAAAAACAGCAAAAACAATGA
- a CDS encoding helix-turn-helix transcriptional regulator: MDKIESAHWSDVFSHDEHTVIHSGERYTEAVMQFSEPGLAAGSSHVIATPELTLTRFTIDPQRLLQLKDPDVSESAESVFILKGNVESRFSSFKNPVTFGRQNHSIQYNTSFAGNHIIQPGGFSALTITYNLGYLKSVLQSAASKQLDGIAESIERKQNFLAHPGNLDWSPRIAEVIHTITNCSFQGLTRYLFIESKMMELFALQIEHLNAVQTAKDEWSIGDREKLYAVRNYIDQHYLDELSLKELTQRFALNEYKLKKGFKHFFQNTVFGYILQLRMQKAKALLEKKEMNITEVAYFIGYHNVGSFSTEFKKRLGYTPNRILTGS; this comes from the coding sequence ATGGATAAAATTGAAAGCGCCCATTGGTCTGATGTCTTTTCGCACGACGAGCATACAGTTATCCATTCAGGGGAGCGGTATACTGAAGCCGTGATGCAATTCAGCGAACCTGGTCTTGCAGCCGGCAGCTCCCATGTCATCGCCACGCCCGAGTTGACGCTCACCCGATTTACGATAGATCCCCAAAGGCTGCTTCAGCTAAAAGACCCTGATGTATCAGAATCTGCAGAGTCTGTGTTTATTCTGAAAGGAAATGTGGAATCCCGCTTCTCGTCGTTTAAGAACCCAGTCACATTCGGCAGGCAAAACCATAGCATTCAATACAACACTAGTTTCGCTGGAAACCATATCATACAACCCGGCGGGTTCTCAGCACTTACTATCACTTATAATCTCGGTTATCTTAAGTCTGTATTGCAATCGGCAGCTTCAAAACAACTGGATGGTATTGCGGAGAGCATTGAACGCAAACAGAACTTTCTTGCACATCCGGGCAATCTCGATTGGTCGCCGCGAATTGCCGAGGTGATACACACCATTACTAACTGCAGCTTCCAGGGGCTTACACGCTACCTCTTCATTGAAAGCAAGATGATGGAACTGTTTGCGCTGCAGATAGAGCACCTTAATGCCGTGCAAACGGCAAAAGATGAATGGAGCATCGGCGACAGGGAGAAGCTATATGCTGTAAGGAACTACATCGATCAACACTATCTCGACGAACTTTCATTGAAAGAGCTCACGCAACGTTTTGCATTGAACGAATACAAACTGAAGAAAGGCTTTAAGCACTTTTTCCAGAACACTGTTTTCGGCTACATTCTCCAGCTAAGGATGCAAAAAGCAAAAGCGTTGCTGGAGAAAAAGGAAATGAATATTACAGAGGTCGCCTACTTCATTGGCTACCACAACGTAGGCAGTTTCTCAACTGAGTTCAAAAAGCGTTTGGGCTATACTCCGAACAGGATCTTGACAGGATCATAA
- a CDS encoding cupin domain-containing protein yields the protein MDAKTMPLKSSKWLKVLSVLFYPTGVVTVWKGNRKFWLKLLYTVIGLPVFLVLFSYFSIVVFGAFLPPLDRTVGNRTDKTIVNGEGNYSATFVKSGAETGGAYELVQVELEPYGGNDWHYHKTFVEEFTVLEGQVKIGHNGSEVLLNKGETTRADKEDMHFFKNATGERAQLLVKITPAAGLEKTLRVAYGLINDGLLKNEMTKNPWHMALLLGYSESYLPFMPAMIQEPLINALAKIAQWRGEDKSLYKYFK from the coding sequence ATGGATGCGAAAACAATGCCGCTAAAGAGCAGCAAATGGCTGAAAGTCTTATCAGTCTTATTTTACCCAACAGGTGTGGTAACGGTATGGAAAGGGAACAGGAAGTTCTGGCTGAAACTTTTGTACACTGTTATTGGTTTGCCTGTGTTCCTTGTCTTGTTCAGCTATTTCTCTATTGTCGTCTTCGGGGCATTTCTGCCACCGCTGGACCGCACCGTCGGCAACAGGACCGACAAGACTATAGTAAATGGCGAGGGTAATTACTCGGCTACCTTTGTGAAATCTGGTGCAGAGACCGGCGGTGCCTATGAACTCGTACAGGTTGAACTGGAGCCTTATGGAGGTAATGACTGGCATTACCACAAAACATTTGTAGAGGAGTTTACGGTGCTGGAAGGACAAGTGAAGATCGGCCACAACGGTAGTGAAGTGTTGCTGAACAAAGGCGAGACCACTAGAGCCGACAAAGAGGATATGCATTTCTTCAAAAATGCTACCGGAGAAAGAGCACAGTTGCTGGTGAAGATCACACCTGCTGCCGGACTGGAAAAAACATTGCGTGTAGCGTACGGATTGATCAATGATGGTCTGTTGAAGAATGAAATGACTAAGAACCCCTGGCACATGGCATTGCTGCTAGGGTATAGCGAGTCTTACCTTCCCTTCATGCCGGCGATGATACAGGAACCGCTGATCAATGCGCTGGCGAAGATCGCGCAGTGGAGGGGAGAGGATAAAAGCTTGTACAAGTACTTTAAGTGA
- a CDS encoding patatin-like phospholipase family protein yields the protein MQDQRKIGLSLSGGGYRASAFHLGTLNKLDEMGILDKVDVMSTISGGSITGAAWCLHEGDYKSFHAEMKKKLETKNVISFVFRSKVFIGTAALIIAFLSAAVALSFTSYAPALFLVLGALVFILMRHQYRIYPVSKVIEKAYDKFFFNGKTLSQLCKDKPVIAIGSSNLETGRPFTFSQRKMADSGYSTKPQYETPVRFKNENFPVARAVMASSCVPFAFSPIQIDQCYFENPEDAKRARPVLVDGGVYDNQGIQKLTQDKSSYECDIIITSDAGGKFFADKKYPNTIALLIRTVDLFMYRIKASQMQTNLYHNIQNGARPISYFSLGWSLDRCISGFVSNMVEGTILPEVINLHGFQQAWIDSPDKYRNEITDHLKQRVGYTAIYARNLNEKDTAIASSVATNLTSLSTDQTRCLITHAENLAELQVKLYCPMLVKTGAQQPTATAEFA from the coding sequence ATGCAAGATCAACGTAAGATCGGACTATCATTATCGGGAGGTGGCTATCGGGCCTCAGCTTTTCACCTAGGCACTCTCAACAAACTCGATGAAATGGGCATTCTGGACAAGGTAGATGTAATGTCTACTATTTCAGGTGGCTCTATTACGGGCGCAGCCTGGTGCCTGCACGAAGGAGACTATAAAAGCTTTCATGCTGAAATGAAGAAAAAGCTGGAAACTAAAAACGTCATCAGCTTCGTCTTCCGGTCAAAGGTATTTATTGGTACCGCCGCACTGATTATTGCTTTTCTTAGCGCTGCCGTAGCGCTGAGTTTTACCAGCTACGCTCCTGCATTGTTTTTGGTGCTTGGCGCACTTGTATTCATTTTGATGCGCCACCAGTACAGGATATACCCTGTAAGCAAAGTGATCGAAAAAGCCTACGATAAGTTTTTCTTTAACGGCAAAACTCTGTCGCAACTTTGCAAAGACAAGCCGGTAATAGCCATAGGCTCTTCGAACCTGGAAACAGGCAGACCATTCACGTTCTCACAGCGCAAAATGGCCGACTCCGGCTATTCCACAAAGCCGCAATACGAAACACCGGTGCGCTTCAAAAACGAGAATTTCCCGGTTGCAAGAGCAGTTATGGCCTCCAGCTGTGTGCCTTTTGCATTTAGCCCCATACAGATAGACCAGTGCTACTTTGAAAACCCTGAGGATGCCAAACGCGCACGGCCTGTGTTGGTAGACGGCGGTGTATACGATAACCAGGGTATACAGAAGCTGACCCAAGATAAAAGCAGCTACGAGTGCGATATCATTATCACTTCGGACGCAGGTGGTAAATTTTTTGCCGATAAAAAATATCCCAACACAATAGCCTTGCTGATACGTACCGTTGACCTGTTCATGTACCGCATCAAAGCTTCGCAAATGCAAACCAACCTGTATCACAACATCCAAAACGGTGCGAGGCCTATCTCCTATTTCTCTCTTGGCTGGAGCCTCGACCGCTGCATCAGCGGGTTTGTAAGCAACATGGTCGAGGGAACTATTTTGCCTGAAGTGATCAACCTGCACGGTTTTCAGCAGGCATGGATCGACTCGCCCGATAAATACCGTAATGAGATCACGGATCACCTAAAACAGCGTGTCGGCTATACTGCTATCTACGCCCGTAACCTGAATGAGAAAGACACTGCCATAGCTTCTAGCGTTGCTACCAATCTTACCAGTCTCTCGACCGACCAGACACGTTGCCTGATAACCCATGCCGAGAACCTGGCTGAACTGCAGGTGAAACTGTATTGCCCTATGTTGGTAAAAACTGGTGCACAGCAACCAACTGCGACTGCCGAATTTGCATAA